A stretch of the Equus quagga isolate Etosha38 chromosome 9, UCLA_HA_Equagga_1.0, whole genome shotgun sequence genome encodes the following:
- the INSL3 gene encoding insulin-like 3 produces the protein MEPRGCTWALALLGAGLALALALAQGGAAAPGAPEKLCGHHFVRALVRVCGGPRWSPEDGRPVAGGDRELLQWLEGRRLRHGLAADGDPLLLLAPQLLPQASRHHHHRRAAAANPAHHCCLSGCTRQDLLTLCPH, from the exons ATGGAACCCCGCGGGTGCACCTGGGCGCTGGCGCTGCTGGGCGCGGGCCTGGCGCTGGCGCTGGCGCTGGCGCAGGGGGGCGCGGCCGCCCCGGGGGCGCCCGAGAAGCTGTGCGGCCACCACTTCGTGCGGGCGCTGGTGCGGGTGTGCGGGGGCCCGCGCTGGTCCCCCGAGGACGGGCGGCCCGTGGCTGGCGGCGACC GTGAGCTGCTGCAGTGGCTGGAAGGACGCCGTCTCCGCCACGGGCTGGCGGCCGATGGGGACCCCTTGCTGCTACTCGCCCCACAGCTGCTGCCCCAGGCCTctcgccaccaccaccaccgccggGCAGCTGCCGCCAACCCTGCCCACCACTGCTGCCTCAGCGGCTGCACCCGACAGGACCTGCTGACCCTCTGTCCCCATTGA
- the JAK3 gene encoding tyrosine-protein kinase JAK3 — protein MEPPSEETPLIAQRSCSLSSSEAGALHVLLPPRGPGPPQRLSFSFGDHSAEELCVRAAKASAILPVYHSLFALATEDLSCWFPPSHIFSVEDAGTQVLVYRLRFYFPNWFGLEKCHRFGLRKDLASAILDLPVLEHLFAQHRNDLLSGRLPVGLGLKEQGECLSLAVLDLARMAREQAQRPEELLKTVSYKACLPPGLRDLIQGLSFVTRKRIRRTVRRALRRVVACQADRHSLMAKYIMDLERLDPAGAAETFLVGLPGAAGGQDAPGLLRVAGGSGIAWSPGGDEALQPFCDFPEIVDISIKQAPRVGPAGEHRLVTVTRTDNQILEAEFPGLPAALSFVALVDGYFRLTADSRHFFCKEVAPPRLLEEVAEQCHGPITLDFAVNKLKTGGSLPGSYVLRRSPQDFDSFLLTVCVQTPLGPDYKGCLIRCDPTGTFSLAGLGRPHSSLRELLAACWDGGLHVDGVALNLTSCCTPKPKEKSNLIVVRRGCTPPTPSLVQPPSRCQLSQMTFHKIPADSLEWHENLGHGSFTKIYRGHRHEAVDGEARETEVLLKVMDAKHKNCMESFLEAASLMSQVSYQHLVFLHGVCMAGDSIMVQEFVSLGALDTYLRKCGHLVPASWKLQVIKQLAYALNYLEDKGLPHGNVSARKVLLAREGADGSPPFIKLSDPGVSPAVLSLEMLTDRIPWVAPECLQEAHTLGLEADKWGFGATVWEVFSGVTMPISMLDPAKKLQFYQERQQLPAPKWTELALLIQQCMAYERGHRPSFRGIIRDLNSLITSDYELLSDPTPGALAPRDGLWNGAQLYACQDPTIYEERHLKYISQLGKGNFGSVELCRYDPLGDNTGALVAVKQLQHSGPEQQRDFQREVQILRALHSDFIVKYRGVSYGPGRQSLRLVMEYLPSGCLRDFLQRHRARLHAGRLLLYASQICKGMEYLGSQRCVHRDLAARNILVESETHVKIADFGLAKLLPLDKDYYVVREPGQSPIFWYAPESLSDNIFSRQSDVWSFGVVLYELFTYSDKSCSPSAEFLRMMGCERDAPALCRLLELLAEGQRLPAPPACPAEVHELMKLCWAPSPQDRPPFSALGPQLEALWSGSRG, from the exons ATGGAGCCACCAAGCGAGGAGACGCCCCTGATCGCTCAGCGCTCCTGCAGCCTCTCATCTTCAGAGGCCGGTGCTTTGCATGTGCTGCTGCCCCCTCGGGGCCCTGGGCCCCCGCAGCGCCTATCCTTCTCCTTTGGGGACCATTCAGCTGAAGAGCTGTGTGTTCGGGCTGCTAAGGCCAGTG CCATCCTGCCTGTGTACCACTCCCTCTTTGCTCTGGCCACCGAGGACCTGTCCTGCTGGTTCCCCCCAAGCCACATCTTCTCTGTGGAGGATGCGGGCACCCAGGTCCTTGTCTACAGACTCCG cttTTACTTTCCCAACTGGTTTGGGCTAGAGAAGTGCCACCGCTTCGGGCTACGAAAGGACTTGGCCAGCGCCATCCTTGACCTACCAGTCCTGGAGCACCTCTTCGCGCAG CACCGCAACGATCTGCTGAGCGGCCGCCTCCCCGTGGGCCTTGGCCTCAAGGAACAGGGCGAGTGTCTCAGCCTGGCCGTGCTGGACCTGGCCCGGATGGCCCGTGAGCAGGCGCAGCGGCCTGAAGAGCTGCTGAAGACCGTCAG CTACAAGGCCTGCCTGCCCCCCGGCCTGCGCGATCTGATCCAGGGCCTGAGCTTCGTGACTCGGAAGCGTATCCGGAGGACCGTGCGCCGGGCCCTGCGCCGCGTGGTCGCCTGCCAGGCTGACAGGCACTCGCTCATGGCCAAGTACATCATGGACCTGGAGCGGCTGGACCCGGCCGGGGCCGCCGAGACCTTCCTCGTGGGCCTCCCCGGGGCTGCTGGTGGTCAGGACGCGCCCGGGCTGCTCCGCGTGGCTGGTGGCAGCGGCATTGCCTGGAGCCCGGGCGGAGACGAG gccctccaGCCCTTCTGCGACTTTCCAGAAATCGTGGACATCAGCATCAAGCAGGCCCCGCGCGTTGGCCCAGCCGGGGAGCACCGCCTGGTCACCGTCACCAGGACAGACAACCAGATCCTG GAGGCCGAGTTCCCGGGGCTGCCCGCGGCCTTGTCCTTCGTGGCGCTCGTGGACGGCTACTTCCGGCTGACCGCCGACTCCCGGCACTTCTTCTGCAAGGAGGTGGCGCCCCCGCGGCTGCTCGAGGAGGTGGCCGAGCAGTGCCACGGCCCCATCAC CCTGGATTTTGCAGTTAACAAGCTCAAGACTGGGGGCTCACTTCCTGGCTCCTACGTTCTCCGCCGCAGTCCCCAGGATTTTGACAGCTTCCTCCTCACTGTCTGTGTCCAG ACCCCCCTGGGCCCTGATTACAAGGGCTGCCTCATCCGGTGCGACCCCACGGGAACCTTCTCCCTGGCTGGCCTCGGGCGTCCCCATAGCAGTCTTCGAGAACTCCTGGCAGCCTGCTGGGATGGTGGCCTGCATGTGGACGGAGTCGCGCTGAACCTCACCTCCTGCTGCACCCCTAAACCCAAAG AAAAGTCCAATCTGATTGTGGTCCGGAGAGGGTGCACCCCACCCACGCCATCCCTGGTTCAACCCCCATCCCGCTGCCAGCTGAGTCAGATGACGTTTCACAAGATCCCAGCTGACAGCCTGGAGTGG CACGAGAACCTGGGTCATGGGTCCTTCACCAAGATTTACCGGGGTCATCGCCACGAGGCCGTGGACGGGGAGGCCCGGGAGACAGAGGTGCTGCTGAAAGTGATGGATGCCAAGCACAAGAACTGCATGGAG TCGTTCCTGGAAGCAGCGAGCTTGATGAGCCAAGTGTCATACCAGCACCTCGTGTTCCTGCATGGCGTGTGCATGGCTGGAGACA GCATCATGGTGCAGGAATTTGTCAGCCTGGGGGCGCTGGACACATATCTGCGCAAGTGCGGCCACCTGGTGCCGGCCAGCTGGAAGCTGCAGGTGATCAAACAGCTGGCCTATGCCCTCAACTATCTG GAAGACAAAGGCCTTCCCCATGGCAATGTCTCAGCCCGGAAGGTGCTCCTGGCTCGGGAGGGGGCTGATGGGAGCCCGCCCTTCATCAAGCTGAGTGACCCTGGGGTCAGCCCTGCTGTGCTAAGCCTGGAGA TGCTCACCGACAGGATCCCCTGGGTGGCCCCTGAGTGTCTCCAGGAGGCACACACACTTGGCTTGGAGGCTGACAAGTGGGGCTTCGGTGCTACAGTCTGGGAGGTGTTCAGCGGTGTCACGATGCCCATCAGCATGCTGGACCCCGCCAAG AAGCTCCAGTTTTACCAGGAACGGCAGCAGCTGCCAGCCCCCAAGTGGACGGAGCTGGCGCTGCTGATCCAGCAGTGCATGGCCTACGAGCGGGGCCACAGGCCCTCCTTCCGCGGCATCATCCGTGACCTGAACAGCCTCATCACCTCAG ATTACGAGCTCCTCTCGGACCCCACTCCTGGTGCCCTGGCGCCCCGTGACGGGCTGTGGAATGGCGCCCAGCTCTATGCCTGCCAGGACCCTACCATCTATGAGGAGAGGCACCTCAAGTACATCTCGCAGCTGGGCAAG GGCAACTTCGGCAGCGTGGAGCTGTGCCGCTATGACCCGCTGGGTGACAACACAGGCGCCCTGGTGGCTGTGAAGCAGCTGCAGCACAGCGGGCCAGAGCAGCAGAGGGACTTCCAGCGGGAGGTGCAGATCCTGCGAGCCCTGCACAGCGACTTCATCGTCAAGTACCGCGGCGTCAGCTACGGCCCAG GCCGCCAGAGCCTGCGGCTGGTCATGGAGTACCTGCCCAGCGGCTGCCTGCGCGACTTCCTGCAGCGGCACCGCGCGCGCCTCCACGCCGGCCGTCTGCTCCTCTACGCCTCGCAGATCTGCAAG GGCATGGAGTACCTGGGCTCTCAACGCTGCGTGCACCGCGACCTGGCAGCTCGGAACATCCTGGTGGAGAGCGAGACCCACGTCAAGATCGCCGACTTCGGCCTCGCCAAGTTGCTGCCGCTCGACAAAGACTACTACGTGGTCCGCGAGCCCGGCCAGAGCCCCATTTTCTG GTACGCCCCAGAGTCGCTCTCCGACAACATCTTCTCGCGCCAGTCGGACGTCTGGAGCTTCGGGGTGGTCCTGTACGAGCTCTTCACGTACAGCGACAAGAGCTGCAGCCCCTCGGCC GAGTTCCTGCGCATGATGGGCTGTGAGCGAGACGCCCCGGCCCTGTGCCGCCTCCTGGAGCTGCTGGCCGAGGGCCAGAGGCTGCCCGCGCCTCCTGCCTGCCCCGCCGAG GTTCATGAGCTCATGAAGCTGTGCTGGGCCCCCAGCCCACAAGACCGGCCGCCGTTCAGTGCCCTGGGCCCCCAGCTGGAGGCGCTGTGGAGCGGGAGCCGGGGGTAG
- the B3GNT3 gene encoding N-acetyllactosaminide beta-1,3-N-acetylglucosaminyltransferase 3: MGGPHPAPRGLEGLEHQPGRWPSQGGGGFNTLQSRSVYGDRCRCGDQGDPRPAQSPRGGLRSRPGSPVRPSPATRMRLRTEVALAAGLGAFGLLVLWSLRAPSPPCRSPQPTPGPPACRANASAAAQPDFAGQPQQVRDFLLYRHCRDFALLQDAPAKCAEPVFLLLAIKSSPANYERRELLRRTWARERRVRGAPLRRLFLLGTAADPREARKVDRLLALEARAHGDILQWDFHDSFFNLTLKQVLFLQWQQTWCANASFMLNGDDDVFAHTDNMVSYLQDHSPDRHLFVGQLIRNVGPIRVPWSKYYVPKIVTPDDHYPPYCGGGGFLLSRFTAAALHRASQGLELFPIDDVFLGMCLRREGLEPALHSGIRTSGVGAPSASMSSFDPCFYRELLLVHRFLPYEMLLMWEALSQPNLTCGKQTQVF, translated from the exons GTGCCGTTGTGGAGACCAGGGAGACCCCAGACCAGCACAGTCACCCCGCGGGGGCCTGAG GAGCCGCCCGGGGTCCCCAGTCCGCCCCAGCCCGGCGACCAGGATGAGGCTGCGGACCGAGGTGGCCCTGGCCGCGGGCCTGGGCGCCTTCGGCCTCCTGGTGCTCTGGAGTCTGCGCGCGCCGTCGCCGCCCTGCCGGAGCCCGCAGCCCACCCCGGGCCCGCCCGC cTGCCGCGCCAACGCCTCGGCGGCCGCGCAGCCCGACTTCGCGGGGCAGCCGCAGCAGGTGCGCGACTTCCTGCTGTACCGCCACTGCCGCGACTTCGCGCTGCTGCAGGACGCGCCGGCCAAGTGCGCGGAGCCCGTGTTCCTGCTGCTCGCCATCAAGTCGTCGCCCGCCAACTACGAGCGCCGCGAGCTGCTGCGCCGCACGTGGGCCCGCGAGCGCCGGGTGCGGGGCGCGCCGCTGCGCCGCCTCTTCCTGCTCGGCACCGCCGCCGACCCGCGAGAGGCGCGCAAGGTCGACCGCCTGCTGGCCCTGGAGGCGCGCGCGCACGGCGACATCCTGCAGTGGGACTTCCACGACTCCTTCTTCAACCTCACGCTCAAGCAG GTTCTCTTCCTCCAGTGGCAGCAGACGTGGTGCGCCAACGCCAGCTTCATGCTCAACGGGGACGATGACGTCTTTGCGCACACGGACAACATGGTGTCCTACCTGCAGGACCACAGCCCCGACCGCCACCTCTTCGTGGGGCAACTGATTCGCAACGTGGGCCCCATCCGGGTCCCCTGGAGCAAGTACTACGTACCGAAGATCGTGACGCCCGACGATCACTACCCGCCCtactgcggcggcggcggcttcCTGCTGTCCCGCTTCACTGCGGCCGCCCTGCACCGTGCCTCCCAAGGCCTGGAGCTCTTCCCCATCGACGACGTCTTCCTGGGCATGTGCCTGAGGCGGGAGGGCCTGGAGCCCGCCTTGCACAGTGGCATCCGCACCAGCGGCGTCGGGGCCCCCTCAGCAAGCATGTCCTCCTTTGACCCCTGTTTCTACCGGGAGCTGCTGCTCGTGCACCGCTTCTTGCCCTACGAGATGCTGCTTATGTGGGAGGCGCTGAGCCAGCCCAACCTCACCTGCGGCAAGCAGACCCAGGTCTTCTGA